AGAGAGGTCCAGAGGTCCGGTGTGTCATTACATAGAGGGTGGACCAAACTCTCAGGATCAGACAGAGAGAACCTTCGTGAAGCCAGGCCACTGAATACAGGGGTCAAGGACCTGAGCCattcgtgctttctctctcccaggaaaggaaagagaagggtttTCCATGGGTCATTTCTGGGTAGAGACCAAGCCAATTCCAAGATCCCAGACCATCCTGGTGTCCTGGAGATGTCATCACCAGGGATGATAAAGGCCATGGAGATGGGTGCTTATGGGCCTAGTGGGAAGAAGGgtctcctctgccttctcccctttTTCCATGAGGACAAAGGACTGCCGCCCCTTTACCAGCCCGGTCCCAGTCCCAGAGTGCGTCAGCACTGGCTCTTGTGGGTCAGCCTGAGTGGAAATGCAAGTCCCTTGATGTAGCAGGAATTGTTCTGACTCCTCGTTTCCTGAGCAGCTCTCCCTCGGCAGGTGCAACAGTTCCACATCCTGGAGCCCTACGTGCTGGGCTGCTGCTACTCGCTGGACAATGACATTGTGATGGAGACTTTCACGGTGCTCAAGTGTCTCGTCGAGCACCTCACCTGGAAGCATTCCTCCTCATTCCTTACTCAGCTCACCTTCATGCTGGGGCCCCTCTTTGAGGAGGTGAAGCCCTTTGGGGGGCCATTTCTCGTCTCTGGGCATCCAAGGGAGTTGGGCAGAACTATCTTGAAAGGCCCTTCTGGCCTTTCTGCGAGGCCATTCTGCAATGGTCTGATTGTGTACGTCCTCTTGGGTAATGGCTGTAAAAGGGGTGAACGGCAGCGAGAGCAGACGGCAGTGACAGGGGAAGATCGGGATGCTGCACAGTCAAAGCAGATCCCTGGGGAGACAGGAGGGTGCATAGGGGCATGTGGTGGGAGGGGCGAGCTCGGGGGCCACCTGTCCCTCCTGGGTGAACAGAGGTGGTGGGTGAACAGAGGTGGGTGAACGTGTGTGTCTTCTCACACAGGAATCAGAGCATCTACGCTTGATGGCCTTTGAGATCTACGGGGCTCTCTTGGCTAAGGTCAAGAGGACAGTGCTTGTCTTCCCCTTGAAGCACCAGGTCCTCAACTTGATAGTCCTCCTTGTGCTCCACCTGGAGGATGCGAATGTCAACGTGGCTCAGGTGAGAGGGCCAGGCCACGGAGCCTGGTCTTCCATCCCCAGTTGTCACAGGAGGTAAATGCTAACCGGTGTTAGATGCTAAGGAAGGGGCTGTAGCAAGATTGGAAGGTGCTGCTGAAGGAGTTGCTTTGTCTCTGACCTTGGAGAGTTGCAGTGAGAGGCCCGATGTGACCAGATGCTTGCACCGGGGTTTTCTCCAGCTCCTGGCTCTCTCCAGCTGGCCCACAGCACACAGTGGGATGTGAAGTGGGTGTAAAGACTCCAGGGAGGAAAATCCTACCGTCAGGCACAGGGCCTCCCCCTGGTTCTCTGCCCTTGGCGTCAGCGGCCTTCCCTCCACGCTGTTCCCCGCACCCTCCTTCGCGCTGAACTGAGAGGGGCCTCCCTGAGCAGAGAAGCTCCCGTGAGGTAGCATGGTGGGCGGGACAGAGCGAGCCCGGAACTGGCCCGTGTTCTGGGATGCCAGGGCTGTGGGCTGCCGCTGGGGAAAGCTGCAGAGTGGCCGATGCGGTTGGTAACAGGACGCTGAGTTTCCAGATGGGGCTACTTTGCCAGGGCGAGCGAGGCCCCTGATGGGCACATGTGACGAAGCTGCTGGAACCAGCGATGACATTGGGATGTTACCTTTGTGGGGTGGAGCCCCTCCCAGGGAACCCAGTTCTGACAGCACCCACCCTGATTCAGAGGAGCGACCACGCCAGTGGAGGGATCAACACTTGGGGAGATCTGTTTCAGAGAGActatttttgggggggtgggaagcCGTGTGGTGGGTGCATGAGGCTAGGAGGTGGACAGGTTCATTGTGCCGGCTCTCAGGGCAGCACCATAGCAACTGGGAGAATCATTGCAACCACATGTTTTGACCTGCTCGTTAGTGGGAAACAGGTGTAAGCAAAGCCAAACTTTCTAGAAGACCCGGCCTTCCTCCTCACCCCTGGGTCcctctgggttcactggagacttCCATCCCTCCAGGGCTGGACTCACTGCTTGTTTGTCTCCCCTCTTTGTGTCCCTCCgtgtcccctcccagccccacccccgtAACTCCTCACGCGGCGCCTTCCTGTCCCTCCAGCTCTGCCGGCCTGCCCTCTGCCACACGGCCACCATACTGGGCTGGTCGAGACTCAAAGCGATATTTGCCGAGAAAGACGTGTGGACTATCCTCAGAGCCCTGGTAAGGCGGCAGCTTACTCACCGTTCTGCGGCTGCGGGGTGGTCAGCAAGTCTGCGCTGTTCCCTGAGGCGTCTGGGATTTGCAGCAGCTGTAGTTCAATAACGAGATGGCCACGGAGCATCTAGTTGAGCCCAGCACCTAAACCTGGTTCCCGCCCTCCCGTTGCTCCTTATCGAAGTTAGGGAGCTAGGCACACCACTGGACGATTTCAGTGGTGAGGGCTAAAAGAGAGGAAGGTACTTCATAGTACAAAGGAGGGGTGCCCAGCCCAGTCTGGGAGttgaaggcttcctggaggaggtgtcatctgggaagagggggaaatggaaaGCAGGATCTCACTTAGGCAAAGAGAAGCAATCAGTCTTGCAGGCCAAAGTGCTGCCATACACAGGGATGTGGAGCAAAGCACTCACTCTGTTCCGGGGAGTTTGCATATGTCACCTTATATAATTTGATCCTGGGAAATAAGGGTAGAGGAGCCTGGTCTGCGGGGCGGCTATCAGGGACTTGGAATAATGAGAGCAGGGGCAGAAAACTCAAAGGCCTACAAGGCTGTGCAGGGAACATTAATGAGGGAAGCTGACTGGGTGGGCCTGGAGGAGAATCGAAGGTCCTGGGGTCCAGCAAAGGCAGTGCCTTGTAGAATGGTCAGACACCGCACAGCCTTGTTCTAGTATGTCCTCAGTAACGCCTCCCTTGCTATCCTAAAACGAAGTTCACAGGTGATACCGTCTACCTATATGGATTTCCAAAATCGATATAATGCCCTAACTCCAATggagaaagtaattttaaatgaaataatgtgtacGTATGTAACACAATGTAACATAAATGATGCGACTACATGACAGGATATAACATAACATAAGGTCGAGCAATGGAATGGAACATAAATAGTATATGTAAGTGTCTGGGCCTCACTCCCCTGGAAGACACAATGAAGAGTTGGCTCCTTGTCCCTCTGTGTGGAACCTCTGTGACTTGACCTATTACAAATGCAGAATGGTACCGGACTGTTGTGCTGGGGACTCAAATGCCATAAGAAGTGCTGTCGTTGGTGACATGACTTTCAAAGAGAGGGACAATGTTTGGTGAAGATCTACATGCAATGAAGTATAGTCTTTCTTTGCTTCACATTGTAGGTGCATCCCTAGGAAATCCAGTGTGTATCtgaactgtgaaaaaatattgCGTTTATATAAAAGACAGGGTTGGGTTTTAGGCACAGATAATTAGAAACAGATCTTTGAGACAAATATGCAGTGGGGAATTGGAAATTAGTGTACCCCCTTTCATCATTTTGACAACCAAAAACATCCCCCCCCCAAGTTCTGAATTCCCCTGGGGACAGTACAGTCCCCATTTGAGAGGGCTGAGAACCAACTAATTGATTCTATGACATAGAGTGAGTTTAGTGTTGCTAGATTTTCCACTTTCTTAAGACAAGCAGGAAATCCTGACTTTAGGTGatatttactacattttattggcaaataatttACAATGTTTAAAACATCGTGTggagcaaaagacagaaaaaaccTGCGAGCTGGATTTAGCTCATGAACTGGCAGTGTGCGGGCTTGGTatgggaagcaggaagcaggcgTCGGGGCTGTACCGTGTAGTGGGGGTTTGGGCACAATAAGGAACAGGATTTGATGCTgtaggcaatggggagccaccGAACTGCTCTAAGCAAGGGGATAACATGGTTAGATAGCTGCGTGTTTTAGACAGACCACCTGGTTGCAGATTGGAGGATAAGTTCACAAGGGACAGGATTGGGGTCTGTGGTTGAGAGGGTCCAGGGAGAGAAGATGAGGTCATGAAGACAAAGACATGGAGTGAGTGGCCGGTGCTGGAGAGCTATCTGATGTGGAGTGTGTGAAGGTAAAGGTCACCTCTTGGGTTTCTGACTCGAGCAGATGCTGGTGTCATGGACTGAGGTCAGGAATACAGAGGGAAGAGCAGGTGTGGAGGCAAAGATGAGAGTGGCTTGATTTGGCACGGGTTGAGTTTGCAGAGCTTGTGAGATCTATCCCCCTGGAAGTAGATGCGCTCACTGAACCACGGAGGCTTGGAGAACAGAGCTGTGCTAAAGATACAGATTTGTGGACACTGAGCACACGGCTGAAGTGTAGATGGGAGCTGCAACCACGAGCCTGGCTGCACCCATCTAGGGAAATGGCATAGAGGGAGAAGCATATGGTTCAATATTGGGATCCCAGGAAGCATCAATTCCAAGGATCGCATGCCGGAGACTAGGAAAGGAAACCAGGCTAGGAGAGGAGGGTGGTGGTCACTTAGGAAGGAGATAGTTTCAGGAAGCAGTGAGTGGTTAACAGTGCAGTGACAATAGCACAAGTCCAGGGAGATAAAGACTGGATGTGCCTGTTGGATTGGGACCATGGAAGCCAGACCTGGATCAGTGGGAGGGTAGATGGAGACCAGCACACAAAGAACCCAAGGGTTTCTCAGGGTAACTTCGAACCTGGGGAAGATGAGAAGTGGGTGGGGCCCCGCCCACACCACCTTGGACCAGAACAGGCCCTCTTCTGCTGGGTCGGAATATTAGGTTTCCAGTTAggatttttatttgaagaaaagtttttttgtttttgtttttgtttttttaccaaaaaagtcCGACACACCATGGATAGAGCCTCCCATTTAAGAACTGGGCTCCAGTgcaaagggggaggagaagagtcACTAGGAAGGACACACAGGGGATGGGGTTACCGTTCGTGGTCTTTGCAAAAGACAGGACACGTCCATCCCCCAGAACCTTCACGGGAGAGAGTCTGGAAGCACGCAGAAGTAGGTGCATGCCTAGGCAGGGGAAGGTCTTAAAACACTTAATTATATGTGGCCCTGCTAGGCTGTGTTTAAACAGAAAGGTTTCTGTTACATGATTGTTTCTGTTGCAGCTTAACGTGGATGACAGTGAGATTGCAGATTTTAAGCCAAGCCGTAAATAAACAATATTGCAACAACTGAGTTCAATCCTCTATGGTTGggagtaggagaaaaaaaaaatgcacgaGCAAAAGACTGGGGTAAATCTATTCAGGTTTCACGCCTCCCACAGGGAAAGCGATCCCCATATCAATCCAGGAAGGCTTCATAGAGGAAACAAGACTTcaggagctggggtgggaggggacggAGATgtagaatttttgaaaatataatttatttatgttttgaaagtaatccctatacccaacgggaggctcaaactcatgaccccaagatcaagagttgcacgctctgaaccatccaggcacccctagaatgctGTGATGGGCTTTGGCACTGAGAAGATGTCTCCAGATTgtcggggcgggggaggggcaggcagaagaCCTGGCCATGAGTTCCTTACTTAACGCAGTTCCTGTTCTTACAGCTGAAGCAGGAGGGAAACAGAGCCCTCTGGTTTCTGAAGCAGTGCTTGGCTCTCTTCAAGAGCCCGCAGGCCCCCATTCGCCAGACAGCTGTACGATTTGCAGGTACCACTTTCCGTGTCCTTGTCCTAGTTCCTTCAAACAGCCTGAGGACCTTTCCCAGTGGAACAGGCCAGGTCCTGGCAGGCCAGGTCAGACCAGCAAAGTTCCCAAGGGGCGGGACGTCAGGGTGTGGGTGCTGCTCTGTTACAAAACTCAGAGACTGGTGAGGACTGCTTCGTGTCACCCCAAGGGAAGGCGTCTTTAGTGCAGAGGGataccctccccctgccccatctccATTCGCTGATGACAGAAGAAGGGGAAGTAATTTCTACTTGCAGAAAAAGTCCAGGCAAGGCCAGTTAGGGGGAGGGAAATATAGACCAAAGGAAGTGTGTGTTTTGGGAAGGGACAAAAGAGCAGGTGCAGCCAGGGTCCTGTGGATCTTTGTGGGGCCCCTGAGGTGCTGTGTGTGCCCCTGTAGGCCAGATCATCCAAACCCTGGATGCGGAAGAGGCCAATGAAATTGAGGAAGTATATACAGGTGAGTAGCAATCCGCTTGCTATTTCTTGAATCTTTTAAGGGTAGTGGTGTTGGTGGGGAAGTCTCAGAAATGAGGGAGAATGGGCAGATAGTTCATGAAAAGTATCACTGGGAAGAATGAAGAGGTAGGctcatctttcaaaaaaattttttagatgcttattcatttttgagagagagaaagagacagagcctgagagggggaggggcagagagagagggagacacagaatccaaagcaggctccaggctctgagctgtcaacacagagcccgatgtggggctccaactcacgaacccacaaaccatgagatcatgacctgagctgaagccagacgcttaaccaactgaaaccacccaggcgcccccaaggtaGGTTCATCTTAAAGGCGTTTAGCTTTGGGGCATTGGCCAGAGTCGTCCTCCTTTTCCTGTCCACTCACTGACCCACACCTGCATTGAACTCCAGGCCATTCATCAGCCAGGACAGTTCCTTGAActctttcattatttcttcttcttctttcttctttcttctttcttcttctttcttctttcttctttcttctttcttcttctttcctctttcttcttcttcttctttcttcttcttcttcttcttcttcttcttcttcttcttcttcttcttcttcttcttcttcttccccttcttcatgtttacttattttgagagagagagacaggcaagcaggggggaagggcagagagagggggagagagagaatcccaagcaggctccacgctgtcagtgcagaacctaactCGGGGCCcagtcatgacctgaactgaaatcaagagctggacgcttgaccgactgagccacccaggcaccccagttcctTCAACTCTTGATAAAAAGGGCCATCATTGGATGATGATGATTTTCTCACTTAGGGATGTAGGGGTTTCCAGCCCCTCCCTTGTGGAGCCCCCAGGACTGCTCCAGTTATGGTCCACGTATTCTCCACCCATCCCTCTGAGACacgacccctcccccccaccccaccccatgctcttctcttttcctctgccttgTTTCTCTCAAGTCCCATATCTCATCCACCGCTGGGTTCCCTGGTACTGCCTGAAGTCCTTTGAAGTCAGAGGACTTCACTCAGAGGTACTCTCTGGAAAAGAGGACAGCACAGCTGGGCAGGAGGGGGTGGCAGAGGGGGCCAAATAGGTCGGTTGTGGATGCAGGACAAGCAGTGGTCGGCTCCCTGAGCCCGGGGCGGGCATGGCATCCTGCTTGTGACTGAGCAGTGTGGACTCCCTCCCAGCGGGAATTCTTCTCGGATTTTAAAACCTGCCAGTTCCCACCCCCCTGTGCTGCCCCTCTCTGCACAGCCGTCCTGGTGAGCCCACCGGCCGGGCCCAGACCTTGTGTCCAGCCCCACGGCATTACTTTTTCCAAGCACCTTAGCGGTCTCCGTGTTACAGCCCTAAAGTACATGCGGGAAGACCCCGACTCCATGGTCAGCTGCCTCGCCGCTCAGACCCTCTACATCCTGGAAGCCAAGGAGAAGCTGCTGGTCAACCCCCCTACCTCTTGCTTCTGCAGCAGGAGGCCACGAAAGACCTACTCCTGAGCCTGCGTCCTTGGGTCCTGGCCAGGGCGATCGAGACTGTGACAATGGTGACAGTGGGGCCAGGCTCCTGAGCCCTGTCCTAGAAGTGGGTATGTGTCCCTGCAGGACTCTGTAATAAAAGGAAGACGCATGAATTTCTGTGGAGTGTTTCCTGGCCTTTCCAGTTGGTTCTCTGGGGGCAGAGCCCTTCATTGTGAGCTGTCTCCTCTGCCTGAACACCTGGTGCAGGCTGGCctctcccagccccgcccctcctgcccctctcccacgcagCCCGGCGATCGGAGGCCGGAGCATGGGACATTCCTGTAACATCAGCCTGAACTACAAAGTGGGAGGAAAGTGATACTGGGACACGTGAGGTATTCTAGGCTCTGGTTGCACCGGGCAGGGTTCCCGGCGGCAGGCCACAGGGTCCACTCTGGCAGGTTTAAGCAGGGCAGTGATTTATTAAAGGGCATTAGTCAGCTCATAAAATATCCCCGGAGATCAGAGAGTTTGGAGACTACCCATCAGGAACAGGGTGGCTCTATAAAAACACCAGTGGGGCTGCCCCCTTGCGCAGCCCAAACCACAGCCCAGGTGACAACACTCAGGACCGGCTCTCAGAAGCTCCGCCACCATTTGTGCAAAGAGCCGGATGTTTCCTCCTCCCGCTCCCAGGGCTGAACTGGGTGAGCGCGATCTCCCGGGGCTCCTGTTAGAATCCGTCTTAACCCAGCGCCGTCTCACAGTCCCTGGAGTTTATCTTTAGGTTTACACAGGGTCATTGGATGCTCCCCTGCCACCTCCAACCCCCCATTGCCCACTCCCACCTCTGAGCCAGGCGTCACCTGTTGTGCCTGACCTTCAGTCAGCCGGGTCCCAAAGCTCTGGGCACAAGGACAGTAACCCAATGTCCTAAAATGTGGGCTCCCCCTTGGCCATACCTGCTCTGACTCGAAAGGAGCTCGGGCCACAGTGAAGCAGATTCCTAGGCTCTCGTCCTGCAGTGCTCAGCTACTGTCACCTGCATCCAAGCCCCCAGGAACATGTGGCATTCTGCCCTCGTTCACCCTCTCCACCCCGACGGGCCTCCTTCTGGGTGGTGGCCATGCTCCTCATAGCATTCTCTCAGCCCCGGTGCAGCCGCTGGAGTCGCTTGGGTCTGCTTGCAAACAAACCTCAGAGGGAGGCAGCATTAAAGCCCACACAAAGGTCTGCGTTGGCCGGAGGGCTCTTCTCACGTACTACCCTTGGCCTGGTCTCTGGTTCTCACATCAGCAGCCGCCGGCTGATGCTGGGGGCCTTATCAGCTGCACCTTTTATAGACGGAGGTGAGCAGAGAATAGCACAAGACAGTGGTACACTCACGTTCCCTTCCCTGACCTCCGAAGCACAATCAGGTCAAGTGTGTCTGTACGGGACCCACTTCAGAGACTGTTctgacaccccccctccccaagtcACCCCCTCACGTTGGTCAAGCCAAGTTAACAGGCACGACGGGAAGAGACCACATGGGGGAAGTAATGGAAGTCCATCAGGCCATCTCTGTCCTGGTAGGATTGGGGCCAACTCTGttggcttctctgggcctcaatccCTCTCATCTGTAAATCGAGAGCGTTGGAAAAAACCCTCTTTGATGATGCCACCAGGCCTGACAATGAATGGCTCCTATCAAATTCTGAGAAGTGCTATTACATCCTAAATAGTATTTCTCTCCACACTctcctttccaaattttctataataagcaGATATTACTGTTACAGTTTGGCGGGGGAGGGAAGCAAATcccacattaaaagaataaaagaacaatgTCCCTTCACCTGGTGTTCCTGCCTCCCTACCCCTAAGTGCTTTGGCATCTTCAAGACACAGGCTGACCTGAGTTTGAAAAAACCACCTTTGGAGGCAAAGCCTCTGCAGGGTGAGGGGAGCGGCACAATCACAAGGTAGAACCAGTTGGTTGGAGTCCGTTCCAGGGCCCTGCTCCTGACAAGTTCAGCAGCTCCTGGGCCTCCATTTTCTGGTTTCACCCACACCCCCCAGGCTTGCAGCTGGCCACACCCAATCGTCACCTCCCACAGTCAACAGTGGGCTCTGTCCCATAGGGTGGGATCTTCTGTAAAAGAAGGGCCTGTGGGGAGCAAGGGTGGGACAAGACCaggtgggagggtggggcagggcggGTGGCATGGGGAAGGCTTGGTCAGCCGGCCAAAAACAATCATCCTTAGAAGCTACCCTTGCTTCCCAGGGTGGCCAGGCTCCTGTGCCTGCTGGACGGCCTTGGGAAATCAGGGCAACTCTGCCCACCTGGGTCCCCCTCTGTGGTTCGGGGTCCCCTTTTTCTTGCCAAGACCCTTCTGAGGACCAGGAGCCTCTTGGGTGgatctccacccccccccccccccgcctcccctcagGGAGCCTCCCACCTCCAACCCACGATAACTTCTGCCTCCCACGGACCCACAGAACTCACCAGCTGGATCACCTGTCAACAGCCATAGGTCTAGATAAGCAGCACGGACTGTGTAGGTTGACAGGACAAACTCGGTTTTACATTCAGAAAAGCACAGCAGAGAGAGACCCTGTTGTCTTCACAATGCAAGAATCAGAAAGTAAAGCTTTCAGAATAGTCTTGGCTGGTGACGAAGATGCAGATCGTCCCCCAGGGGCCACCATGCCCAGGGGATGGGCCAGAATCTCCAGGAGTTGGTGGCATGATCTGTGGTTATCGAAAGGGAAGGTGACCGTTAAGCAAAGGAAAACTTCGGGGAAGGTATTTAATGACACCCCATAACTCAGCGCTCCCAAATATGCCACTTCTGCCCTTCCTTCGTTCACTGGCTCACCCACTCGTTCAAGGCCTGTTTGGCATCTGTCACCGCGAGGCACTGACAGGGAATATGGAAGTAACCAGAATAAAATCATCAGCCTCAAACAGAAAAGAGGGTGAGTTTTATGGTGtgggaattatatctcaataaaacttgtattaaaaatattttcttgagaaCCGAGCCTGGCAAACTGGATAATTGCACACAGAGCGAACATAGGGCCACCGGTGCCATATAATTTTAGTGAGTGAAGCACAATCTAAAATTACATGGGGGCCCTGGGCTCCTGAAAATCAGTGGTAACGGACGAATGCATGGAGTTATAAGCACACGAGTATCTCGGGTGCACAGCAGCGACCCTGCATCTCCCGGGGGGAAGAGCCCATCACAGGTTTGCTTGGCATCTTCTCACACTCctttttatgttgaaaataatGAGGCTAAtaggcagaggcaggattttaGGACCTTAGGAAAAAAAGggattagtttttaaaaattgaagagcaCTGATctagaaacaaaaatcaagacCACTGTGGAGCTGTTTTCTTATACGAGCTTTGAATATTTGTCTTCCCTTCGTAAGtggcaagggaaggaaagatgTCTTGTATGTGTCACGCACGGCGGCCTCCAGGCTCTAGGAAAGGCACTCGATGCGTGCGTGAAAGGAAAACGGGTGCTGTGGTCGGGAAGGTCTGGGTTCCAATCCTGGCGCTGTCTTTCCTAGCTCAgaccctggacaagtcacttcctCTCGGAGACTTTCCCATTTCAGAAAATGGGAACACTACCTGTCACCCAGGGGAGCAAAGATCTAAGGAAAAATGCCCGAAATAGTGCCTGGAGTACAGCGGGTGCTCATTAAATGCTGGTGCCCCCTTTGCAGCTAATGTACCCATCCCAGGAGACAACATACGGAGTCTGCAGGCAATGCAACACTCTCAACACCGTTTTTTAATTAAGCCCCACACTCACAGCCCAGGAATTCTCACCCAGAGGCCTGCCCCACCTGCCTAGCATCAACCTCCCACCCCAGAGAAGGGCCGCCAGCTAAAAGCGGGCCGTTCTCGGGGGCCACATCACGACAGATGATGGTCATTCGGGTTTTAT
Above is a window of Neofelis nebulosa isolate mNeoNeb1 chromosome 15, mNeoNeb1.pri, whole genome shotgun sequence DNA encoding:
- the LOC131495554 gene encoding maestro heat-like repeat-containing protein family member 2A, translating into MKLKLREFKKLAQLLRCPDVAATVDEVTVHILANWFQCEEPAIVKLLLRVVETFAKHGNMVQQFHILEPYVLGCCYSLDNDIVMETFTVLKCLVEHLTWKHSSSFLTQLTFMLGPLFEEESEHLRLMAFEIYGALLAKVKRTVLVFPLKHQVLNLIVLLVLHLEDANVNVAQLCRPALCHTATILGWSRLKAIFAEKDVWTILRALLKQEGNRALWFLKQCLALFKSPQAPIRQTAVRFAGQIIQTLDAEEANEIEEVYTALKYMREDPDSMVSCLAAQTLYILEAKEKLLVNPPTSCFCSRRPRKTYS